From Myxocyprinus asiaticus isolate MX2 ecotype Aquarium Trade chromosome 49, UBuf_Myxa_2, whole genome shotgun sequence, a single genomic window includes:
- the midn gene encoding midnolin, producing MPKLGNIVGDSETLSRNFEVFATIIGYRMDQHPSARSCSTRGAAPSCESVTGEPPMNLYIHSTTGTRFELSLPVEETVEGLKRRLSQKLKVPKERLALLHKETRLSSGKLKDLGITDRSKLTLVPTVEAGLMSQASRPEQSVMQALESLTEKQVSDFLSGRSPLTLALRVGDHMMFVQLQLAAQHVGGPQLQHRHLISHGSSEGTTGHSHGASSSASGSARVSHNNHHHPHPHPHHPNTTLPSNPTAFPPSTIPSVPPVYPTSASEHCSPPPHPSPLPGSILHTKQPSSACLTSPSNLSPATSCPEANCPAKTPGNCNTPSRSRKPGAIIESFVNHAPGVFSGTFSGTLHPNCQDSTGRPRRDIGTILQILNDLLSATRHYQGMPPSLTQLRYQTQCSSPSSPAPSPPPSPPNTPGLSGLPTTVPSETQPTLHPLVQCQSQIRMCKPPGDRLRQTENRATRCKVERLQLLMQQKRLRRKARRDSRAPYHWLPNRKAGRSNSNSSMSSEGSLDLDFEDSVWKPDVKADMKSEFIMA from the exons ATGCCAAAACTAGGAAACATTGTGGGGGATTCTGAGACATTGTCGCGAAACTTTGAGGTTTTCGCCACAATAATTG GCTATCGAATGGACCAGCATCCGAGCGCCCGGAGCTGCAGCACTCGCGGAGCTGCGCCGTCCTGTGAGAGCGTCACCGGTGAGCCCCCCATGAATTTGTACATCCACTCCACCACCGGCACACGCTTCGAGCTCTCCCTTCCCGTAGAAGAGACTGTGGAAGGGCTAAAAAGAAGACTTTCTCAAAAACTGAAAGTGCCCAAAGAAAGACTCGCTCTGCTGCACAAAGAAAC ACGCCTGAGTTCAGGAAAACTTAAAGATTTGGGTATAACAGATAGGAGCAAGTTAACACTGGTTCCAACAGTTGAAGCAGGCCTAATG TCTCAAGCATCAAGACCTGAGCAGTCAGTAATGCAGGCACTGGAGAGCTTGACTGAAAAACAG GTCAGTGACTTCCTGTCTGGCCGGTCTCCTTTAACACTGGCTCTGCGAGTAGGCGATCATATGATGTTTGTCCAACTGCAGTTGGCAGCGCAGCATGTGGGTGGCCCGCAGTTACAGCATCGGCATCTCATATCACATGGGAGTTCAGAGGGCACAACAGGACACTCGCATGGAGCTTCTAGCTCTGCCTCTGGGTCGGCCAGGGTTTCGCACAACAACCACCATCACCCACACCCGCACCCTCACCATCCCAACACAACACTCCCATCCAACCCAACGGCCTTTCCACCATCCACTATTCCCTCAGTTCCTCCTGTATATCCCACCTCTGCCTCAGAGCACTGTAGCCCTCCACCACATCCCTCGCCACTCCCAGGCAGCATTCTTCACACCAAGCAGCCATCTTCAGCTTGTCTGACCTCTCCAAGCAATCTCAGCCCTGCAACTTCCTGTCCAGAG GCTAACTGCCCCGCAAAGACGCCTGGCAACTGTAACACTCCCTCACGGTCCCGCAAACCTGGTGCTATCATTGAAAGTTTTGTGAACCATGCTCCAGGAGTCTTTTCTGGGACATTTTCAG GCACTTTACATCCCAATTGTCAGGACAGCACTGGGCGTCCCCGTCGGGACATCGGCACCATCCTTCAAATTTTAAATGACCTTCTGAGTGCCACCCGGCACTACCAGGGCATGCCTCCATCACTCACTCAGCTCCGTTACCAGACCCAGTGCAGCAGCCCCAGCTCCCCAGCACCCTCACCACCTCCCTCACCACCCAACACCCCGGGTCTATCTGGCCTGCCCACCACGGTACCCTCTGAGACCCAGCCTACCCTCCACCCACTGGTGCAGTGCCAGAGCCAGATCCGCATGTGCAAACCTCCAG gtGATCGGCTGCGTCAGACGGAGAACCGGGCCACACGCTGCAAGGTGGAACGTCTGCAGCTGCTAATGCAGCAGAAGCGTCTGCGCAGGAAGGCCCGGCGAGACTCTCGTGCCCCGTACCACTGGCTCCCCAACCGCAAGGCCGGACGCAGCAACAGTAACAGCAGTATGTCCAGTGAAGGATCCCTGGACTTGGACTTTGAGGACTCTGTGTGGAAGCCTGACGTCAAGGCTGACATGAAATCAGAATTCATCATGGCCTGA